One Brassica oleracea var. oleracea cultivar TO1000 chromosome C7, BOL, whole genome shotgun sequence genomic window carries:
- the LOC106306361 gene encoding uncharacterized protein LOC106306361, translating into MPKERKDRSVSHERLRSSPLYCESSRALKPSEKQVKEWEEARCPVCMEHPHNGILLICSSFDKGCRPYMCDTSHRHSNCFDQYRKAPKQTPTETDGVASDSTIVDLRGEAASGVTVGAEEAEGDQEKVKPKLTCPLCRGHIKEWVAVEDARGFMNAKHRSCSSESCEFSGTYSDLRKHARLQHPGVRPSEADPERQRSWRRLERQRDLGDLLSTLQSSFGGEERSSSSSNDDGILSFDDGGWLTVFFLIRVFRPESSGGSRSSSWSGTSRARSHIGVSRRRSSRLWGESYEGDTGASSRDEENNQSSDEQESRRRVRRRAFIADDDEEEEP; encoded by the coding sequence ATGCCTAAAGAGAGGAAAGACCGATCTGTATCTCATGAAAGGTTAAGATCATCGCCTTTGTATTGTGAGTCAAGTCGTGCTCTGAAGCCAAGTGAGAAGCAAGTTAAGGAATGGGAAGAAGCTCGATGTCCTGTCTGTATGGAACATCCTCACAATGGCATCCTTCTCATTTGCTCTTCCTTTGATAAAGGTTGCCGTCCTTACATGTGTGACACTAGCCACCGTCACTCAAACTGCTTCGATCAGTACCGCAAAGCTCCTAAACAGACACCGACTGAGACTGATGGTGTAGCTTCAGACTCCACCATTGTAGATTTGAGAGGAGAGGCTGCGTCTGGGGTAACAGTAGGAGCAGAAGAAGCAGAGGGAGACCAAGAAAAGGTCAAACCGAAGCTGACTTGTCCGCTATGCCGTGGACATATAAAGGAATGGGTGGCTGTGGAAGATGCTCGAGGCTTCATGAACGCGAAACATAGAAGCTGTTCTTCCGAGAGTTGTGAGTTCAGTGGAACTTACTCTGATCTGAGAAAGCACGCGAGGCTCCAGCATCCAGGAGTAAGGCCATCGGAAGCTGATCCAGAGAGACAGAGAAGCTGGAGGAGGCTAGAGAGGCAGAGAGACTTGGGTGATTTGCTTAGCACACTCCAATCTTCTTTCGGAGGTGAAGAGAGAAGCAGCAGCAGCAGCAACGATGATGGGATTCTGTCTTTTGATGATGGTGGTTGGCTTACAGTGTTCTTCCTCATCCGTGTGTTTAGACCAGAATCGAGTGGTGGATCAAGGAGTAGTAGCTGGTCAGGGACGTCTAGAGCTAGGTCGCATATAGGTGTGAGCAGAAGAAGATCTTCAAGGCTCTGGGGTGAGAGCTACGAAGGTGATACGGGAGCATCATCTAGAGACGAAGAGAATAATCAGTCTTCTGATGAACAAGAGTCAAGACGTCGTGTCCGAAGAAGAGCTTTCATCGCTGATGATGATGAAGAAGAAGAACCTTGA
- the LOC106306362 gene encoding 50S ribosomal protein L15, chloroplastic, giving the protein MAVPLSVSTNPLISRQCHRLYFPSTSFKGNVSVLGSNPCQILSLKLHLKRRTGKQQARPLVVFNQTSSSSSPEAVVGSERFRLDNLGPQPGSRKRAKRKGRGISAGQGASCGFGMRGQKSRSGPGIMRGFEGGQTALYRRLPKLRGIAGGMRSGLPKYVPVNLKDIETAGFEDGDEVSLETLKQKGLINPSGRERKLPLKILGTGELSVKLTFKARAFSTSAKEKLEASGCTLTVLPGRKKWVKPSVAKNLARADEYFAKKRAAAAETAASEPATSA; this is encoded by the exons ATGGCTGTTCCACTCTCAGTCTCAACAAATCCTCTCATCTCCCGCCAATGTCACCGTCTCTACTTCCCTTCCACGTCATTTAAGGGAAATGTAAGCGTCTTAGGATCAAACCCATGTCAGATTCTTTCTCTGAAACTCCACCTCAAGCGTCGAACGGGAAAGCAACAAGCGAGACCCCTTGTTGTGTTCAACCAAACGTCTTCTTCTTCTTCTCCGGAAGCAGTAGTAGGTTCAGAGAGGTTCCGCCTGGATAATCTGGGACCACAACCTGGTTCGAGGAAGAGGGCGAAGAGGAAAGGTAGAGGTATCTCTGCAGGACAGGGAGCTAGTTGTGGTTTCGGTATGAGAGGGCAGAAGTCACGGTCTGGTCCTGGAATCATGAGAGGTTTTGAAGGTGGACAAACTGCTCTTTATCGCCGTCTTCCCAAACTTAGAGGAATCGCTGGAG GTATGCGTTCAGGATTACCCAAGTACGTACCGGTTAATCTCAAAGACATCGAAACAGCTGGGTTTGAAGATGGAGATGAAGTGTCACTAGAGACACTGAAGCAGAAGGGTTTGATCAATCCTTCTGGGAGGGAAAGGAAACTCCCTCTAAAG ATTCTGGGTACTGGAGAACTAAGCGTGAAACTCACTTTCAAAGCTCGTGCCTTCTCAACATCAGCAAAAGAGAAGCTTGAAGCTTCAGGTTGTACACTCACTGTGTTGCCCGGCAGAAAGAAATGGGTGAAGCCTTCAGTTGCTAAGAACCTTGCACGTGCTGATGAGTACTTTGCCAAGAAGAGAGCTGCCGCAGCTGAAACAGCAGCTTCAGAACCAGCTACTTCTGCTTAA